From the genome of Thermoflexus hugenholtzii, one region includes:
- a CDS encoding zinc-binding dehydrogenase: MAERMLAARLHGPGDLRLEEVPVPEPGPGEVVIRVERALTCGTDVKIFRRGRHPALGPLPSPFGHEVAGEVVAVGEGVTDFRPGMRVVAANSAPCGSCRMCQRGEFSLCPHLTFFFGAFAQYARIPAPIVRVNLYPIPDSLPAAAAALVEPLACALRGVEAAEIRPGETVLVLGGGALGLMLAHLAQLRGARVALADPHPERREAARSIGVDLLLDPRDALAAKLEEAFGERPDVVIEAVGRVEAWEAAAELARPGGRVILFGGCPVGTRASFDTARLHYQELTLRGVFHHHPRFVRAALSLLRAGRIPVDLLISGELPLTRLWEAFERMERRQGFKFAIDPWSDG, translated from the coding sequence GTGGCGGAACGGATGCTGGCGGCCCGGTTGCATGGGCCGGGGGATCTGCGGCTGGAGGAGGTGCCGGTGCCGGAGCCCGGGCCGGGCGAGGTGGTGATCCGGGTGGAGCGGGCGCTGACCTGCGGGACCGACGTGAAGATCTTCCGGCGGGGCCGGCATCCGGCCCTGGGCCCGTTGCCCTCTCCCTTCGGCCATGAAGTGGCCGGGGAGGTGGTCGCGGTCGGGGAGGGGGTGACGGATTTCCGGCCCGGGATGCGGGTGGTGGCGGCCAACTCCGCCCCCTGCGGATCGTGCCGCATGTGCCAGCGGGGCGAGTTCAGCCTTTGCCCTCACCTCACGTTTTTCTTCGGGGCCTTCGCCCAGTATGCCCGCATCCCCGCGCCCATCGTCCGGGTGAACCTGTATCCGATCCCGGACTCCCTCCCGGCGGCCGCCGCGGCCCTGGTGGAGCCCCTGGCCTGCGCCCTCCGGGGGGTCGAGGCCGCGGAGATCCGGCCCGGGGAGACGGTGCTGGTGCTGGGGGGCGGTGCCCTGGGCCTGATGCTGGCCCATCTGGCGCAGCTCCGGGGCGCCCGTGTGGCCCTGGCGGATCCCCATCCGGAGCGCCGGGAGGCTGCCCGATCCATCGGCGTGGATCTCCTCCTGGATCCTCGGGATGCCCTCGCGGCGAAGCTGGAGGAGGCCTTCGGAGAGCGGCCCGATGTGGTCATTGAAGCGGTCGGGCGGGTGGAGGCCTGGGAGGCGGCCGCGGAGCTGGCGCGGCCGGGCGGGCGCGTGATCCTGTTCGGCGGCTGCCCGGTCGGCACGCGGGCCTCCTTCGACACCGCCCGCCTGCACTATCAGGAGCTCACCCTGCGCGGGGTTTTCCATCACCATCCTCGATTCGTCCGCGCTGCCCTGAGCCTGCTGCGCGCGGGGCGGATCCCGGTGGATCTCCTGATCAGCGGGGAGCTTCCGCTCACGCGCCTGTGGGAGGCCTTCGAGCGGATGGAGCGCCGCCAGGGGTTCAAGTTCGCGATCGACCCGTGGTCTGACGGGTGA
- the mutY gene encoding A/G-specific adenine glycosylase has translation MEREGKSSGISDVERAIGEALLRWYETHRRDLPWRRRQDPYAVWVAEAMLQQTRVETVIPYYERFLARFPTLQDLAAAPLEEVLKAWEGLGYYARARHLHEAARRLMEERGGEFPRTLAEWRRLPGVGPYMAAAILSIAFGQDLIALDGNAIRVLARLFAFEQDPRRPAGRRQLQQRAERLLPSGQAGVFNQALMDLGATLCTPKSPRCPECPLRAFCAAYAQGNPKAFPVRAPRRMLPHYDVTAGVIEADGRVLIAQRPLQGMLGGLWEFPGGKVESGESLEECLRRELREELGIEVEVGEPLLTLRHTYTHMRITLHVFRCRILSGTPQPIGCADVRWVPIAELDRYAFPRTDQRIVEWLRQEGSSSLTRQTTGRSRT, from the coding sequence ATGGAGCGCGAAGGAAAGTCCTCCGGGATCTCCGACGTAGAACGCGCCATCGGGGAGGCGCTGCTCCGCTGGTATGAAACCCATCGGCGCGACCTGCCCTGGCGGCGACGGCAGGACCCCTATGCCGTCTGGGTCGCGGAGGCGATGCTGCAGCAGACCCGGGTGGAGACGGTCATCCCGTATTACGAGCGGTTCCTGGCCCGCTTCCCCACGTTGCAGGATCTGGCCGCCGCGCCCCTGGAGGAGGTGCTCAAGGCCTGGGAGGGATTGGGCTACTACGCCCGGGCCCGCCACCTGCACGAAGCGGCCCGCCGCCTGATGGAAGAACGCGGCGGAGAGTTCCCCCGCACCCTGGCGGAGTGGCGGCGCCTGCCGGGGGTCGGCCCTTATATGGCGGCGGCCATCCTCAGCATCGCCTTCGGCCAGGACCTCATCGCTCTGGATGGCAACGCCATCCGCGTGCTCGCCCGCCTGTTCGCCTTCGAGCAGGATCCCCGACGCCCGGCGGGCCGGCGGCAGCTCCAGCAACGGGCGGAACGCCTGCTCCCGTCCGGGCAGGCCGGCGTCTTCAACCAGGCCCTGATGGATCTGGGCGCCACCCTCTGCACCCCCAAATCCCCGCGCTGCCCGGAGTGCCCCCTCCGCGCCTTCTGCGCCGCCTACGCCCAGGGGAATCCGAAAGCCTTCCCGGTTCGGGCTCCCCGACGGATGCTCCCCCATTACGACGTGACGGCAGGGGTGATCGAGGCGGACGGCCGGGTGCTGATCGCCCAGCGGCCCCTGCAAGGCATGCTGGGGGGATTGTGGGAGTTCCCCGGAGGCAAGGTGGAGTCCGGCGAGAGCCTGGAGGAGTGTTTGCGGCGGGAGCTCCGGGAAGAGTTGGGGATCGAGGTGGAGGTGGGAGAGCCCCTGCTGACCCTCCGTCACACCTACACCCACATGCGCATCACCCTCCACGTCTTCCGATGCCGCATCCTCTCCGGCACCCCGCAACCCATCGGCTGCGCCGACGTCCGCTGGGTGCCCATCGCGGAGCTGGACCGCTACGCCTTCCCCCGCACGGATCAGCGGATCGTGGAGTGGCTACGGCAGGAAGGATCCTCTTCGCTCACCCGTCAGACCACGGGTCGATCGCGAACTTGA
- a CDS encoding biotin transporter BioY has translation MVLSDLLIPAALRRTRAQQRLADAVLILGGSLLTALMARVEIPLPFTPVPITGQTFAVLLVGAALGSRRGALSMAVYLLEGALGLPVFAGGAAGLARLRGPTGGYLIGFIAAAFVTGWLAERGWDRRPATTALAMLTGNAVIYLFGLPWLAWFVGGFLGPKGALALGLLPFVPGDLLKLLLATLAFPSAWLLVRHARAS, from the coding sequence ATGGTGCTCAGCGATCTTCTGATCCCGGCGGCGCTGCGCCGGACCCGGGCGCAGCAGCGATTGGCGGATGCGGTTCTGATCCTGGGCGGCAGCCTGCTCACCGCGCTGATGGCCCGTGTGGAGATCCCCCTGCCCTTCACTCCGGTGCCCATCACCGGCCAGACCTTCGCGGTGCTGCTGGTGGGGGCCGCCCTGGGGAGCCGGCGGGGAGCCCTCAGCATGGCGGTCTATCTCCTCGAGGGAGCCCTTGGCCTGCCGGTGTTCGCCGGAGGAGCGGCCGGGCTGGCCCGGCTGCGGGGGCCGACGGGGGGCTACCTCATCGGGTTCATCGCCGCCGCGTTCGTCACCGGCTGGCTGGCAGAGCGAGGATGGGATCGACGGCCGGCGACGACCGCCCTGGCGATGCTAACGGGCAACGCCGTCATCTATCTCTTCGGTCTGCCGTGGCTGGCCTGGTTCGTCGGGGGCTTCCTGGGCCCGAAGGGCGCGCTGGCCCTGGGTCTTCTGCCCTTCGTGCCCGGCGATCTTCTGAAGCTCCTCCTGGCGACCCTCGCCTTCCCTTCCGCCTGGCTCCTCGTCCGCCACGCCCGCGCCTCGTAA
- a CDS encoding acetate--CoA ligase family protein codes for MDDPLAPFWNARGIALVGASAQPVKLSYGVLQNLVRSGYPGRIYPVNPRGGEILGLPVYRSLAEVPDPVDLAILMVPAEQSVAALEACGRRGIRAAILVASGFAERGGEGREREEALRAIARRYGLRFIGPNAVGLIDTRIPLNTTFIHRMPEPGPVGLVSHSGAVCGGLLDWGAAVGIGFSRVISLGNQADIDLADALLSLMADPFTQVVAAYVEGIRDGRRFLEAARRVSERKPLVILRAGRTPEGARAVASHTGALALPERIFRAVARAVGAIVVDSLEALMDAALALAMQPPPPGPRAVILTNAGGPAAIGADHLARSGFQLASLSEDTQEALRKVTPPQAFTGNPVDLMGGPQPSHYAQALEVLLRAPEVDAVMALFVPQAVTSTREVAEAIGRAASGSPRPVVGVIFGGTEALAAARVLHRAGVPHFLTPCRAAFALGVLREWAGIRRRLQAPIAPAQPLDRGRATAVLQEAIAWGKDRLDPQAGAELAAAWGLPVPPSGLAATPEEAIALAERIGYPVALKRVAPGLIHKSAEGGVILNLWKPDEVRDAFSRLIRPGEYALIQRMAPSGLELIIGAYRDPLFGPVVMFGAGGVEAELREDVAFRLVPFSEAEAEAMLEETTIGRRLLQGSREGRLERPERVLEILRQVGGMMQEHPEIAEIDLNPLIVGRPGEGVHAVDVRVILVRESPVPEAALSFRG; via the coding sequence ATGGACGATCCTCTTGCGCCCTTCTGGAACGCTCGCGGGATCGCCCTGGTGGGGGCGAGCGCGCAGCCGGTTAAGCTCAGCTATGGCGTCCTGCAGAATCTGGTGCGCTCGGGATATCCCGGGCGGATCTATCCGGTGAACCCGCGGGGGGGTGAGATCCTGGGCCTGCCCGTTTACCGCTCCCTGGCGGAGGTCCCGGACCCGGTGGACCTGGCGATCTTGATGGTCCCTGCGGAACAGAGCGTGGCGGCCCTGGAGGCCTGTGGGCGGCGGGGGATCCGGGCGGCCATCCTGGTGGCTTCCGGCTTCGCCGAGCGAGGGGGGGAAGGGCGGGAGCGGGAGGAGGCCCTGCGGGCCATCGCGCGTCGCTATGGCTTGCGGTTCATCGGGCCGAACGCCGTCGGCCTCATCGACACGCGGATCCCTCTGAACACTACGTTCATCCATCGGATGCCGGAGCCGGGGCCGGTGGGCCTGGTGTCACATTCCGGCGCCGTGTGCGGCGGGCTCCTGGACTGGGGGGCCGCGGTGGGGATCGGCTTCTCCCGGGTGATCAGCCTGGGCAACCAGGCGGATATCGACCTGGCCGACGCCCTGCTCTCCCTGATGGCGGATCCGTTTACGCAGGTGGTGGCGGCGTATGTGGAGGGGATCCGCGATGGCCGTCGTTTCCTGGAAGCGGCCCGTCGGGTGAGCGAGCGCAAACCCCTGGTGATCCTGCGGGCGGGACGCACGCCGGAAGGAGCCCGCGCGGTGGCCTCTCACACCGGGGCGCTGGCCCTGCCGGAGCGCATCTTCCGGGCGGTCGCCCGCGCGGTGGGGGCCATCGTCGTGGATTCTCTGGAAGCCCTGATGGACGCCGCCCTCGCCCTGGCGATGCAGCCCCCGCCTCCGGGACCCCGGGCGGTGATCCTGACCAACGCGGGGGGGCCGGCGGCGATCGGGGCGGATCACCTGGCCCGCTCCGGGTTTCAGCTCGCTTCGCTCTCAGAAGACACTCAGGAAGCCCTCCGGAAGGTCACGCCGCCTCAGGCTTTCACCGGGAACCCGGTGGATCTGATGGGGGGTCCGCAGCCCTCCCATTACGCGCAAGCCCTGGAGGTGCTGTTGCGGGCGCCGGAGGTGGACGCGGTGATGGCCCTCTTCGTCCCGCAGGCGGTCACCTCCACCCGGGAGGTCGCCGAGGCCATCGGGCGCGCGGCCTCCGGGAGCCCTCGGCCGGTGGTGGGGGTGATCTTCGGCGGCACGGAGGCCCTCGCAGCGGCCCGGGTTCTCCACCGGGCCGGGGTTCCCCATTTCTTGACCCCGTGCCGGGCAGCGTTCGCCCTGGGCGTCCTGCGGGAATGGGCCGGGATCCGGCGCCGTCTACAGGCGCCTATCGCGCCTGCTCAACCCCTGGATCGGGGACGCGCAACGGCCGTGCTTCAAGAGGCGATCGCCTGGGGGAAGGATCGGCTGGATCCTCAGGCCGGAGCGGAGCTGGCAGCGGCGTGGGGCTTGCCCGTGCCCCCTTCCGGGCTGGCCGCGACCCCCGAGGAGGCCATCGCGCTGGCTGAGCGCATCGGCTATCCGGTGGCCCTGAAGCGGGTGGCCCCGGGGTTGATCCATAAGAGCGCGGAGGGCGGGGTGATCCTGAACCTCTGGAAGCCCGACGAGGTGCGCGACGCGTTCTCCCGGCTGATCCGTCCCGGGGAATATGCGCTGATCCAGCGCATGGCCCCGTCGGGCCTGGAGCTCATCATCGGCGCCTACCGGGACCCCCTCTTCGGCCCGGTGGTGATGTTCGGGGCCGGTGGAGTGGAAGCGGAGCTCCGGGAGGACGTGGCCTTCCGGCTGGTGCCCTTCAGCGAGGCGGAGGCAGAGGCCATGCTGGAGGAAACGACCATCGGTCGCCGTCTGCTGCAGGGCAGCCGGGAGGGACGCCTGGAGCGACCGGAGCGCGTGCTCGAGATCTTGCGGCAGGTCGGCGGGATGATGCAGGAGCATCCCGAGATCGCGGAGATCGATCTCAACCCGCTGATCGTGGGCCGCCCGGGGGAGGGCGTCCATGCCGTGGATGTCCGGGTCATCCTCGTCCGGGAAAGCCCGGTCCCGGAGGCTGCGCTCTCCTTCAGGGGTTGA
- the lexA gene encoding transcriptional repressor LexA: protein MKQRRRVQARRDLRMEIYRFIVRWHREQGTYPTVREIQKGLRISSTSLVHYHLRRLEEAGLVQRFDRRSRGIRLRQWPDGLTPSEDLISLPFMGFIAAGDPIPNPDAEPQGWILIPRLWLLETDGLFVLRVRGDSMIDALVRDGDLIVVKPAARVENGEMAVVWLRDRQATTLKHVYYEPEQGRIRLQPAHPSMKPLVLPEENVQIQGKVIQVLRNLNGAPLPTVPPAG, encoded by the coding sequence ATGAAACAGAGGCGGCGGGTGCAGGCGCGGCGGGATCTGCGGATGGAGATCTACCGGTTCATCGTCCGCTGGCATCGGGAGCAGGGGACCTATCCGACCGTCCGGGAGATCCAGAAGGGGTTGCGGATCTCCTCCACGTCTCTGGTGCATTATCATCTGCGCCGGCTGGAGGAGGCGGGCCTGGTCCAGCGGTTCGACCGGCGATCCCGGGGGATCCGGCTCCGTCAGTGGCCCGACGGGCTGACCCCATCGGAGGACTTGATCTCCTTGCCCTTTATGGGGTTCATCGCGGCGGGCGATCCCATCCCGAATCCGGATGCGGAGCCGCAAGGATGGATCCTCATCCCTCGCCTCTGGCTCCTCGAGACGGACGGGCTCTTCGTCCTGCGTGTGCGCGGGGATTCGATGATCGACGCCCTGGTCCGGGATGGCGATCTGATCGTGGTGAAGCCTGCGGCCCGGGTTGAGAACGGGGAGATGGCGGTGGTCTGGCTGCGGGATCGCCAGGCGACGACGCTCAAACACGTCTACTATGAGCCGGAGCAGGGGCGCATCCGACTTCAGCCCGCCCATCCATCCATGAAACCCCTTGTGCTCCCCGAGGAGAACGTTCAGATCCAGGGGAAAGTCATCCAGGTGCTCCGCAACCTGAACGGCGCCCCCCTCCCCACTGTGCCCCCAGCCGGATAG
- a CDS encoding M20 family metallopeptidase, with protein MKAPAREGLEGFLRETLARLIAIPSPSGEEGALLMFLEGWLRERGFPVARFPVPDHPWPNLLIHPQPRPRLLIDVHMDTFPPSDHPQPYEAVEREGRIYGRGSADVKGGLAALLSALTLLGPERLAGSPVTIALTVDEENMGRGAEALARACRPEAVLAIEPTQMEIHIAEAGTLELALEVRGQPAHGSAVESGRNAIRIAMALMEELEALPAIQAQHPRIGRGTVTPLFIHGGERALAIPDRCALHLDLRWLPGIPREALLAQVETVLTRHPVRWEILDLSPPFETDPQAPLVQALARALTEIGLPVRLGGMPSWTDAEPFARYGAQAVVFGPGTLAVAHTPDEHIHLLELHQATQVFLALLQRFTAST; from the coding sequence ATGAAGGCCCCGGCGCGCGAAGGCCTGGAGGGCTTTCTGCGGGAGACTCTGGCCCGGCTGATCGCCATCCCCTCCCCCAGCGGTGAGGAGGGAGCGCTCCTCATGTTTCTGGAAGGATGGCTCCGGGAGCGCGGCTTCCCGGTTGCCCGCTTCCCGGTGCCGGACCATCCCTGGCCCAACCTCCTGATCCATCCTCAGCCCCGCCCGCGATTGCTGATCGATGTCCACATGGACACGTTCCCCCCCTCCGATCATCCTCAGCCATATGAGGCGGTGGAGCGGGAAGGCCGCATCTACGGGCGGGGGAGCGCGGACGTCAAGGGGGGGCTGGCCGCGCTGCTCAGCGCCCTTACGCTCCTCGGCCCCGAGCGCCTCGCCGGATCCCCGGTCACCATCGCCCTGACGGTGGACGAGGAGAACATGGGCCGCGGGGCGGAAGCCCTCGCCCGGGCATGTCGGCCGGAGGCGGTGCTCGCCATCGAGCCCACCCAGATGGAAATCCATATCGCGGAGGCCGGCACCCTGGAGCTCGCCCTCGAGGTCCGGGGCCAGCCGGCCCACGGCTCCGCGGTGGAGAGCGGCCGCAACGCCATCCGCATCGCGATGGCGCTCATGGAGGAGCTGGAAGCCCTCCCGGCCATCCAGGCCCAGCACCCGCGGATCGGCCGCGGCACGGTGACCCCCCTGTTCATCCACGGCGGGGAGCGAGCCCTGGCGATCCCCGACCGCTGCGCCCTGCACCTGGACCTCCGGTGGCTCCCCGGGATCCCGCGGGAGGCCCTGCTCGCCCAGGTCGAAACCGTCCTCACGCGTCATCCGGTCCGCTGGGAGATCCTCGATCTCTCCCCGCCCTTCGAGACTGATCCCCAGGCCCCGCTGGTTCAGGCCCTGGCCCGCGCCCTCACGGAGATCGGCCTCCCCGTTCGCCTGGGCGGGATGCCCAGCTGGACCGACGCGGAGCCCTTCGCCCGGTATGGCGCCCAGGCCGTCGTCTTCGGCCCGGGGACCCTCGCCGTCGCCCACACCCCCGACGAACATATCCACCTCCTCGAGCTGCACCAGGCCACCCAGGTCTTCCTCGCCCTCCTCCAGCGGTTCACCGCATCAACCTGA
- the argJ gene encoding bifunctional glutamate N-acetyltransferase/amino-acid acetyltransferase ArgJ, which translates to MSVTAPRGFRAAGVACGIKASGALDLALVASTHPCTAAAVFTTNQIKAAPVRYDQVLLARRRTGFRAVIINSGNANACTGPRGLSDIYAIVDLAGFLLGFPPDTILVMSTGVIGVPLPVDAIRAGLFQAIPALSEEGGEAAARAIMTTDTRPKMAVRRLTLNGTPVTIGGMAKGAGMIHPHMATMLALITTDVAVEPELLDDLLRAAVDASFHRISVDGDQSTNDTVMILANGASGVALDARNAPLFREALTDLCVELAQAIVRDGEGATKFVEIRVRGARTPQEARHIARHIARSPLVKTAFYGEDPNWGRILAAAGSAGVSLDTEAISLWIQRGEEPPLLLFDRGSPALYFEDVAREIFAAPSFRVILELGLGDGEDWVWTCDLSHEYVTINGRYRT; encoded by the coding sequence ATGAGCGTCACCGCACCTCGGGGATTTCGGGCGGCCGGGGTGGCCTGCGGGATCAAGGCCAGCGGCGCCCTGGATCTGGCCCTGGTGGCCAGCACGCATCCTTGCACCGCCGCCGCCGTCTTCACCACCAACCAGATCAAGGCGGCCCCGGTCCGATACGATCAGGTCCTCCTCGCCCGGCGGCGCACCGGCTTCCGGGCGGTGATCATCAACTCCGGGAACGCCAACGCCTGCACCGGACCGCGGGGGCTGTCGGACATCTACGCCATCGTGGACCTGGCCGGGTTCCTCCTCGGGTTCCCGCCGGACACCATCCTGGTGATGTCCACCGGGGTGATCGGAGTTCCTCTCCCCGTCGATGCCATCCGGGCCGGCCTTTTCCAGGCCATCCCGGCCCTCTCCGAGGAAGGAGGAGAGGCGGCCGCCCGAGCCATCATGACCACCGACACCCGGCCCAAGATGGCGGTCCGCCGGCTGACCCTGAACGGCACCCCGGTGACCATCGGGGGGATGGCGAAAGGGGCCGGGATGATCCATCCCCATATGGCCACGATGCTGGCGCTGATCACCACGGACGTGGCGGTGGAACCCGAACTCCTGGACGACCTCCTGCGGGCCGCGGTGGACGCCAGCTTCCATCGGATCAGCGTCGACGGCGATCAGAGCACCAACGACACCGTCATGATCCTGGCCAACGGGGCCTCCGGCGTCGCCCTGGATGCGCGCAACGCGCCCCTTTTCCGGGAAGCCCTGACGGACCTGTGCGTCGAGCTGGCCCAGGCCATCGTGCGGGACGGCGAAGGGGCCACCAAGTTCGTGGAGATCCGGGTGCGGGGGGCGCGCACGCCCCAGGAGGCCCGCCACATCGCCCGCCACATCGCCCGCTCGCCGCTGGTGAAGACCGCCTTCTACGGGGAGGATCCCAACTGGGGACGGATCCTCGCCGCAGCCGGATCCGCCGGCGTCTCCCTGGACACGGAGGCCATCTCCCTCTGGATCCAGCGGGGAGAGGAACCGCCCCTGCTGCTCTTCGATCGGGGATCCCCGGCCCTGTATTTCGAGGATGTCGCGCGGGAGATCTTCGCCGCCCCTTCCTTCCGGGTGATCCTGGAGCTGGGCCTGGGGGATGGGGAGGACTGGGTCTGGACCTGCGATCTCTCCCACGAATACGTGACCATCAACGGGCGCTACCGGACATAA
- a CDS encoding transposase, with protein MPTVCLRFRFEEHPRIRALMEACADIQRQAVDYALENGKTATFTLIQALYPSLRAQHPDLHSNLIYGAIRSGARIVHGFRNQQRKGKTRADRPEIRRPSIYLVRQTVKIEWDGEILTVTIPVFPRDPEPIILTFRPHHKYRRLLDEWKAGRARMGEPTLTAHSLSIPLKFPDPIPYKPEGVIGIDSNEGNLTAFVTSTGEIREIDTGYVGKVNRDHLRREIRGTRGKRNPKARKKIASKHRRIRKQKTENFWHHLALALIAWALGMRAALVLEDLRGMKERIGEGKSRRMRQRLLNFWSIMTFHRILVHKARFYGVPLIFVNPQNTSRACPVCGKVNERLRGHVLACPCGARMGRHEAAAVNIARRGVEFLGGLGSRGRGRWATPVAGPLALG; from the coding sequence ATGCCGACGGTCTGCCTGCGGTTCCGATTCGAGGAGCATCCCAGGATCCGCGCCCTGATGGAGGCCTGCGCCGACATCCAGCGACAGGCCGTCGACTACGCCCTGGAAAACGGCAAAACCGCCACCTTCACCCTCATCCAGGCCCTCTACCCCTCCCTGCGCGCGCAGCATCCGGATCTCCACTCCAACCTCATCTACGGGGCGATCCGATCCGGCGCCCGGATCGTCCACGGCTTCCGAAACCAGCAGCGGAAGGGGAAGACCCGGGCAGACCGGCCGGAGATCCGGCGCCCCTCGATCTATCTGGTCCGGCAGACGGTGAAGATCGAGTGGGACGGGGAGATCCTGACCGTCACGATCCCGGTCTTCCCCCGGGATCCGGAGCCCATCATCCTCACCTTCCGCCCTCATCACAAGTATCGCCGGCTGCTGGATGAGTGGAAGGCGGGACGGGCGCGGATGGGGGAGCCGACGCTCACGGCCCACTCCCTCTCCATCCCCCTCAAGTTCCCCGACCCCATCCCCTATAAGCCGGAGGGGGTGATCGGGATCGACAGCAACGAGGGGAATCTGACGGCCTTCGTGACCTCCACCGGTGAGATCCGGGAGATCGACACGGGATATGTGGGGAAGGTCAACCGGGACCATCTGCGGCGCGAGATCAGAGGGACGAGAGGGAAGCGCAACCCGAAGGCCAGGAAGAAGATCGCCTCCAAGCATCGAAGGATTCGGAAGCAGAAGACGGAGAACTTCTGGCATCATCTGGCCCTGGCGCTGATCGCCTGGGCGCTGGGGATGCGGGCGGCTCTGGTGCTGGAGGATCTTCGGGGGATGAAGGAGCGGATTGGGGAGGGGAAGTCCAGGAGGATGCGGCAGCGTCTACTGAACTTTTGGAGCATTATGACTTTCCATCGGATTCTGGTTCACAAGGCGAGGTTTTATGGGGTTCCCTTGATCTTCGTGAACCCACAGAACACGTCCCGGGCGTGTCCGGTATGCGGCAAAGTGAATGAAAGGCTAAGGGGACACGTCCTGGCGTGCCCTTGCGGGGCGAGGATGGGCCGTCACGAGGCGGCGGCGGTGAACATCGCCCGCAGGGGGGTGGAATTCCTCGGGGGCCTAGGCTCCCGGGGCAGGGGTCGGTGGGCGACCCCGGTGGCCGGTCCTCTGGCCTTGGGCTAA
- a CDS encoding response regulator, translating to MRALILYIEDNFENRLLVRRILEAEGYRVVEAEDGPRGLELARSMHPDLILVDLHLPDIDGYELVRRFKQMPHLQGIPIVALTADVIRGTRERALATGCDGYIPKPIDVDALPEQIAAFLKNREAPHGR from the coding sequence ATGAGGGCACTTATTTTATACATCGAGGACAATTTCGAAAACCGGCTGCTGGTTCGGCGGATCCTGGAGGCAGAGGGGTATCGGGTGGTGGAGGCGGAGGACGGGCCCAGAGGGCTGGAGCTGGCCCGCTCGATGCACCCCGATCTGATCCTGGTGGACCTCCATCTCCCCGACATCGACGGCTATGAACTGGTCCGTCGCTTCAAGCAGATGCCCCATTTGCAGGGGATCCCGATTGTGGCGCTCACGGCGGATGTCATCCGCGGCACCCGGGAGCGGGCCCTGGCGACCGGATGCGACGGCTACATCCCCAAGCCCATCGATGTGGATGCGTTGCCGGAGCAGATCGCCGCGTTCCTGAAGAACCGGGAGGCCCCTCATGGGCGGTGA